In Hippoglossus stenolepis isolate QCI-W04-F060 chromosome 13, HSTE1.2, whole genome shotgun sequence, a single genomic region encodes these proteins:
- the ube2g2 gene encoding ubiquitin-conjugating enzyme E2 G2: MAGTALKRLMAEYKQLTLNPPEGIVAGPANEENFFEWEALIMGPQDTCFEGGVFPALLSFPSDYPLSPPKMRFTCDMFHPNIYPDGRVCISILHAPGDDPMGYESSAERWSPVQSVEKILLSVVSMLAEPNDESGANVDASKMWREDREQFYKLAQKIVRKSLGL; the protein is encoded by the exons ATGGCCGGAACCGCGCTGAAGAGACTCATGGCGGAGTATAAAC agctGACTCTGAATCCACCTGAGGGGATCGTTGCAG GTCCAGCCAATGAGGAGAACTTCTTTGAGTGGGAGGCCCTCATCAT gGGTCCTCAGGACACGTGTTTTGAAGGTGGCGTGTTTCCTGCCTTGCTCAGTTTTCCCTCTGATTATCCTCTCAGTCCTCCAAAGATGAGGTTCACCTGCGACATGTTTCACCCCAACA TCTATCCCGACGGTCGGGTGTGTATCTCCATCCTTCACGCTCCAGGAGACGATCCAATGGGATATGAGAGCAGTGCAGAGAGGTGGAGTCCAGTCCAGAGCGTGGAGAAGATCCTGCTGTCAGTGGTCAGTATGTTGGCAG aaCCGAACGATGAGAGTGGAGCGAATGTTGACGCCTCTAAAATGTGGCGCGAGGACAGAGAGCAGTTTTACAAACTCGCCCAGAAAATCGTACGCAAGTCACTGGGCCTTTag